A portion of the Gossypium arboreum isolate Shixiya-1 chromosome 8, ASM2569848v2, whole genome shotgun sequence genome contains these proteins:
- the LOC108461134 gene encoding CBL-interacting serine/threonine-protein kinase 9-like isoform X4: protein MLPLQVLKDKGYDGTSSDIWSCGVILFVLMAGYLPFDKPSLIGLYKKIWEASFSCPSWFSSGARNLIKRILDPNPITHITILEILQDEWFKKGYKPPKFEQDEDVNLDDNILYFTWL, encoded by the exons ATGCTTCCTTTACAG GTGCTCAAAGATAAAGGTTATGATGGTACATCATCTGATATTTGGTCTTGCGGAGTTATTCTCTTTGTTCTCATGGCTGGTTATTTGCCTTTTGATAAGCCAAGCCTTATAGGCTTGTATAAGAAA ATCTGGGAGGCTTCTTTCAGCTGTCCATCATGGTTTTCATCTGGTGCTAGGAATTTAATTAAGCGTATTCTTGATCCAAACCCTATTACT CATATAACTATTCTTGAAATTCTACAAGATGAATGGTTCAAGAAAGGGTACAAGCCACCAAAATTTGAGCAAGATGAGGATGTAAATCTTGATGATAATatcttatattttacatggttatga
- the LOC108461134 gene encoding CBL-interacting serine/threonine-protein kinase 9-like isoform X1 codes for MRRHKKNGLLHTACGTPNYVALEVLKDKGYDGTSSDIWSCGVILFVLMAGYLPFDKPSLIGLYKKIWEASFSCPSWFSSGARNLIKRILDPNPITHITILEILQDEWFKKGYKPPKFEQDEDVNLDDNILYFTWL; via the exons ATGCGCAGACACAAG AAGAATGGGTTGCTTCACACTGCTTGCGGGACTCCAAATTATGTTGCTCTGGAG GTGCTCAAAGATAAAGGTTATGATGGTACATCATCTGATATTTGGTCTTGCGGAGTTATTCTCTTTGTTCTCATGGCTGGTTATTTGCCTTTTGATAAGCCAAGCCTTATAGGCTTGTATAAGAAA ATCTGGGAGGCTTCTTTCAGCTGTCCATCATGGTTTTCATCTGGTGCTAGGAATTTAATTAAGCGTATTCTTGATCCAAACCCTATTACT CATATAACTATTCTTGAAATTCTACAAGATGAATGGTTCAAGAAAGGGTACAAGCCACCAAAATTTGAGCAAGATGAGGATGTAAATCTTGATGATAATatcttatattttacatggttatga
- the LOC108461134 gene encoding CBL-interacting serine/threonine-protein kinase 9-like isoform X2: protein MRRHKNGLLHTACGTPNYVALEVLKDKGYDGTSSDIWSCGVILFVLMAGYLPFDKPSLIGLYKKIWEASFSCPSWFSSGARNLIKRILDPNPITHITILEILQDEWFKKGYKPPKFEQDEDVNLDDNILYFTWL from the exons ATGCGCAGACACAAG AATGGGTTGCTTCACACTGCTTGCGGGACTCCAAATTATGTTGCTCTGGAG GTGCTCAAAGATAAAGGTTATGATGGTACATCATCTGATATTTGGTCTTGCGGAGTTATTCTCTTTGTTCTCATGGCTGGTTATTTGCCTTTTGATAAGCCAAGCCTTATAGGCTTGTATAAGAAA ATCTGGGAGGCTTCTTTCAGCTGTCCATCATGGTTTTCATCTGGTGCTAGGAATTTAATTAAGCGTATTCTTGATCCAAACCCTATTACT CATATAACTATTCTTGAAATTCTACAAGATGAATGGTTCAAGAAAGGGTACAAGCCACCAAAATTTGAGCAAGATGAGGATGTAAATCTTGATGATAATatcttatattttacatggttatga
- the LOC108461134 gene encoding CBL-interacting serine/threonine-protein kinase 9-like isoform X3, with translation MRRHKVLKDKGYDGTSSDIWSCGVILFVLMAGYLPFDKPSLIGLYKKIWEASFSCPSWFSSGARNLIKRILDPNPITHITILEILQDEWFKKGYKPPKFEQDEDVNLDDNILYFTWL, from the exons ATGCGCAGACACAAG GTGCTCAAAGATAAAGGTTATGATGGTACATCATCTGATATTTGGTCTTGCGGAGTTATTCTCTTTGTTCTCATGGCTGGTTATTTGCCTTTTGATAAGCCAAGCCTTATAGGCTTGTATAAGAAA ATCTGGGAGGCTTCTTTCAGCTGTCCATCATGGTTTTCATCTGGTGCTAGGAATTTAATTAAGCGTATTCTTGATCCAAACCCTATTACT CATATAACTATTCTTGAAATTCTACAAGATGAATGGTTCAAGAAAGGGTACAAGCCACCAAAATTTGAGCAAGATGAGGATGTAAATCTTGATGATAATatcttatattttacatggttatga